Proteins encoded in a region of the Vicia villosa cultivar HV-30 ecotype Madison, WI linkage group LG5, Vvil1.0, whole genome shotgun sequence genome:
- the LOC131605459 gene encoding elongation factor 1-alpha-like, with translation MDATTPKYSKSRYEEIVKEVSSYIKKVRYNPDKIPFVPISGFELVTKIDKRSGKEIEKEPKFLKNGDADIIKMLPTKPMVVETFSEYPPLGRFAVRDMRQIVAVGVIKAVEKKDPSASKITKSALKKK, from the coding sequence ATGGATGCCACTACACCCAAGTACTCCAAGAGTAGGTatgaagaaattgtgaaggaaGTTTCATCCTATATAAAGAAGGTTAGATATAACCCAGATAAAATTCCATTTGTTCCCATCTCTGGTTTTGAGCTTGTTACTAAGATTGACAAACGTTCTGgtaaagagatagagaaggagcCCAAGTTCCTAAAGAATGGTGATGCTGATATTATTAAGATGCTTCCCACCAAGCCCATGGTGGTTGAGACTTTCTCTGAATATCCTCCACTCGGACGATTTGCTGTCAGAGACATGCGTCAAATTGTGGCTGTTGGAGTTATCAAGGCTGTGGAGAAGAAGGATCCAAGTGCATCTAAGATTACCAAGTCAGCACTCAAGAAGAAATGA